The following are from one region of the Natrinema sp. HArc-T2 genome:
- a CDS encoding HalOD1 output domain-containing protein, protein MSKMSTPSSATEIGDHYSAHYDRLGDEPLSVAVADAVATFLNEDVTALEPLHYSINADALERLFEPRANGLRPNGSVTFEYTECQVTVTADGEIRVEAV, encoded by the coding sequence ATGAGCAAGATGAGTACACCATCATCGGCGACCGAGATTGGGGACCACTATTCCGCACACTACGATCGACTCGGCGACGAACCGCTCAGCGTCGCCGTCGCGGACGCCGTCGCAACATTCCTGAACGAAGACGTCACGGCGCTCGAGCCGCTTCATTACTCGATCAACGCCGACGCGCTCGAGCGACTGTTCGAGCCGCGCGCGAATGGTCTCCGGCCCAACGGCTCAGTGACCTTCGAGTACACCGAGTGTCAGGTGACCGTCACAGCAGACGGCGAGATTCGCGTCGAAGCCGTCTAA
- a CDS encoding bacterio-opsin activator domain-containing protein: MARSLEDAETTPGCVLVGTSEWIRTATAALADEAVTVTGAVSAASDITDDRLETATCLLTDERAALAAVDGACPIIYAIDSTADESVDDIRAEGATDIVAKRSVQKPQLLAHRLQRTLTCADSKRERALTDRVRERELLEALSKATSHLLAVDSKTTACEHLVDIVADVLELDGVVYRFDDRANELHPVAQSSAFVSTFGSPSAVEPNGSSIWETFVTGAPSVSDDVRPSPATPDATAAHSGLTVPLGEHGVFVAVSSTPYADVSGAVELVEPFAVATEAALDRIGQRQQFHDCERELERHDRRLERLDAALEMRRDVEQLLLMADSRAEIERGVPARLADREACSLAWFGEPDANGNCLEPRSHAGRDRGYLDAVTVTTVDESAAEPAGRAARTKAPVYVENVAASVHDGAWRGEALSRNVQCVYAVPLVYDGFLYGVLSVYGDQRDAFDEPFRSMLADLGKTIAYAIDAVNRKHALVDDGRTEVELEVVADATLCRLAAFLDERVSYAGATARDGEAQVVFAAVDGPVDESIDAEDHVSVEGVRQLVTVAEHEDETLLQLRLTNPSLGAITDSHGAQLREFVADASGGRARIGVPDAVEVRDLVTGISRNGPDVSMIARRAVATDGCSTVANRARSALLDTFTDRQREVVQTAYHGGFFEWPRQANGEEIADSLEISSPAFHKHVRAVERKLFAVLFEGTATTGVN, translated from the coding sequence ATGGCTCGCAGTCTCGAGGATGCCGAGACGACGCCCGGGTGCGTCCTCGTCGGCACGTCCGAGTGGATTCGGACGGCAACGGCAGCACTTGCAGACGAGGCGGTGACAGTCACGGGAGCCGTCTCGGCTGCGTCCGACATTACGGACGACCGACTCGAGACAGCAACGTGTCTCCTGACGGACGAACGTGCCGCCCTCGCAGCCGTCGACGGGGCATGTCCGATCATCTACGCGATCGATTCGACTGCAGACGAGTCGGTCGACGATATCAGAGCCGAGGGCGCGACCGACATCGTCGCCAAGCGGTCGGTCCAGAAGCCACAGCTCCTTGCCCATCGGCTCCAGCGAACGCTCACATGTGCCGACAGCAAGCGCGAGCGAGCACTGACCGACCGGGTCAGGGAGAGGGAGCTACTCGAGGCACTCTCCAAGGCGACCAGTCACTTGCTCGCTGTCGACTCGAAAACGACCGCCTGCGAACACCTCGTCGACATCGTGGCCGACGTGCTCGAGCTCGACGGCGTCGTCTATCGGTTCGACGATCGGGCCAACGAACTCCATCCGGTAGCACAGTCGTCGGCCTTCGTATCGACGTTCGGGTCGCCGTCAGCGGTCGAACCAAACGGCAGCAGCATCTGGGAGACGTTCGTCACCGGTGCCCCATCAGTTTCCGATGACGTCCGACCGTCGCCAGCAACTCCCGACGCAACCGCCGCCCACAGCGGACTCACGGTCCCGCTTGGCGAACACGGCGTGTTCGTTGCGGTCTCGAGCACGCCCTACGCCGATGTCAGCGGGGCCGTCGAACTCGTCGAACCGTTCGCGGTGGCGACGGAAGCCGCGCTCGATCGGATCGGACAGCGCCAGCAGTTTCACGACTGCGAACGCGAGCTTGAACGGCACGATCGCCGGCTCGAGCGGCTCGATGCCGCACTCGAGATGCGCCGAGACGTCGAACAGCTCCTCCTGATGGCCGATTCCCGGGCGGAGATCGAACGTGGCGTGCCCGCTCGTCTCGCCGACCGCGAAGCGTGTTCGCTGGCCTGGTTCGGCGAGCCCGACGCGAACGGGAACTGCCTCGAGCCGCGATCACATGCCGGACGCGACCGCGGGTATCTCGACGCAGTGACGGTAACGACGGTCGACGAATCGGCTGCCGAACCGGCGGGACGGGCGGCGCGAACGAAAGCGCCGGTCTACGTCGAGAATGTCGCGGCATCGGTTCACGACGGCGCGTGGCGCGGTGAAGCACTCTCGCGCAACGTACAGTGTGTGTACGCGGTGCCGCTCGTCTACGACGGGTTTCTCTACGGCGTGCTGTCGGTCTACGGCGACCAGCGTGACGCGTTCGATGAGCCGTTTCGGTCGATGCTCGCTGACCTCGGCAAGACGATCGCGTACGCGATCGACGCCGTCAATCGGAAGCACGCGCTGGTCGACGACGGTCGCACCGAAGTAGAACTCGAGGTTGTGGCGGATGCGACGCTGTGTCGGCTGGCTGCGTTTCTCGACGAACGCGTGAGCTATGCGGGCGCGACGGCTCGGGACGGCGAGGCGCAGGTCGTGTTCGCAGCCGTCGATGGGCCGGTCGACGAGTCGATCGACGCCGAAGATCACGTCTCAGTCGAGGGAGTCAGGCAGCTCGTCACGGTCGCCGAACACGAAGACGAAACGTTGCTGCAACTCCGGTTAACCAATCCCTCTCTGGGAGCGATTACCGACTCTCACGGGGCGCAGTTACGCGAGTTCGTAGCCGACGCGTCGGGTGGGCGCGCACGCATCGGTGTCCCGGACGCGGTCGAAGTTCGCGACCTTGTCACCGGGATCAGCCGGAACGGTCCCGACGTGTCCATGATCGCCCGCCGTGCTGTGGCGACGGATGGCTGTTCGACGGTGGCCAACCGCGCCCGCAGTGCGTTGCTCGATACCTTCACCGATCGCCAGCGAGAGGTCGTCCAGACGGCGTACCACGGCGGATTCTTCGAGTGGCCCCGGCAAGCAAACGGCGAAGAGATCGCAGACTCCCTCGAGATTTCCTCGCCTGCCTTCCACAAGCACGTTCGAGCCGTCGAGCGCAAACTCTTCGCCGTGCTGTTCGAGGGCACAGCCACGACCGGGGTTAACTGA
- a CDS encoding site-specific DNA-methyltransferase, with the protein METTHRVVVGDSRTLSDVADESVELVVTSPPYPMIEMWDDLFTELDPAIGDALDAGDGQAAFEAMHTQLEAVWDELERVLVDGGIACINVGDATRSVDDSFRVYPNHARVLAAFEDRGFDPLPDVLWRKPANSAAKFMGSGMIPPNAYVTLEHEYVLIFRKGGRRREFKPGADRRYEAAYFWEERNRWFSDVWTDVTGELQTLHETDDELRERSAAYPLEIPYRLICMYSAYGDTVLDPFWGTGTTTLAAMCAGRNSIGIELEDAFLEVFDEGVDEVPALSRSVGRARLERHREFVERRRQEGKGFEYEADYYDTPVVTKMEQGIRLRDVRAIESCDDGYRAEHGTLTLE; encoded by the coding sequence ATGGAGACGACTCACCGTGTTGTCGTCGGTGACTCCCGCACACTCTCGGACGTGGCCGACGAGTCGGTCGAACTCGTCGTGACATCGCCACCGTATCCGATGATCGAGATGTGGGACGACCTGTTTACGGAGCTCGATCCTGCGATCGGCGACGCACTGGACGCCGGCGACGGTCAGGCCGCCTTCGAGGCGATGCACACACAACTCGAGGCCGTCTGGGACGAACTCGAGCGAGTGCTGGTCGACGGCGGGATCGCCTGTATCAACGTCGGCGACGCGACCCGGTCGGTCGACGACAGCTTTCGAGTCTACCCGAACCACGCGCGCGTCCTCGCGGCGTTCGAAGACCGGGGGTTCGACCCGCTGCCGGACGTGCTCTGGCGTAAACCGGCAAACAGCGCGGCCAAGTTTATGGGTAGCGGGATGATCCCGCCGAACGCGTACGTCACCCTCGAGCACGAGTACGTCCTGATCTTCCGGAAGGGGGGCCGGCGTCGGGAGTTCAAGCCGGGTGCCGACCGGCGCTACGAGGCTGCCTACTTCTGGGAGGAACGCAACCGCTGGTTCTCGGACGTCTGGACTGACGTGACCGGCGAGTTACAGACGCTTCACGAAACCGACGACGAGCTCCGGGAGCGGTCGGCGGCCTATCCCCTCGAGATTCCCTACCGGCTGATCTGTATGTACTCGGCCTACGGTGACACCGTCCTCGATCCCTTCTGGGGGACCGGGACGACGACGCTCGCGGCGATGTGTGCCGGTCGAAATTCGATCGGAATCGAACTCGAGGACGCGTTTCTCGAGGTGTTCGACGAGGGAGTCGACGAGGTGCCGGCACTGTCACGGTCGGTCGGTCGTGCCCGCCTCGAGCGCCACCGGGAGTTCGTCGAACGTCGCCGTCAAGAGGGCAAGGGGTTCGAGTACGAAGCCGACTACTACGACACACCGGTCGTGACCAAGATGGAACAGGGGATCAGACTCCGAGACGTACGTGCGATCGAGTCGTGCGACGACGGCTATCGGGCAGAACACGGCACGCTCACACTCGAGTAA
- a CDS encoding NADPH-dependent FMN reductase codes for MSDSDVHVAALCGSLREGSYTRIALEQALLAAEQAGGTTELLDLREYELPIFDADRDRVDAGDADALAARVRAADTILLGSPMYHGSFSSPLKTALDYCGFDEFEDKTVGLLAVSGGAFPVTALEHMRSVCRALNAWVIPHEAAIPNASAAIDDGEFVDPKLETRVTTLGRRAVQYATIEPDPDSFESDQNVGAQGK; via the coding sequence ATGAGCGACAGCGATGTCCACGTGGCTGCACTCTGTGGCAGTCTTCGTGAGGGAAGCTACACGCGAATCGCACTCGAGCAGGCACTCTTGGCTGCCGAACAGGCAGGTGGGACTACCGAACTGCTCGATCTCCGCGAGTACGAGTTGCCGATCTTCGATGCGGACCGCGATCGTGTGGATGCGGGCGACGCAGACGCACTCGCAGCCCGCGTCCGCGCAGCCGACACGATCCTGCTCGGGTCGCCGATGTACCACGGATCGTTTTCCTCACCGCTGAAGACCGCGCTCGACTACTGTGGCTTCGACGAGTTCGAGGACAAGACCGTCGGTTTGCTCGCCGTCTCCGGCGGGGCCTTCCCTGTGACGGCACTCGAGCATATGCGGTCGGTCTGTCGAGCGCTGAACGCGTGGGTCATTCCCCACGAAGCGGCGATCCCGAACGCCAGCGCCGCCATCGATGACGGCGAGTTCGTCGATCCGAAACTCGAGACGCGGGTGACGACGCTGGGCAGGCGGGCGGTCCAGTACGCGACAATCGAGCCGGATCCGGATTCTTTCGAGAGCGACCAGAACGTGGGTGCACAGGGAAAGTGA
- a CDS encoding nucleoside recognition protein: protein MVSLLTVLLEDALPRVLTITLLIGVGVGLANLAVEYGVVELVARVGRYLTEPANLPPEVGTAVLTNAVSVTAGYGMLAEFREEGLLDDQATLIAIVINTFFGFIQHIFTYYGPVLVPILGLQVGLMYVGARAGISLAITLIGLLAGAVLLRGTDYDGDAIEPDMPDEDEGSQTTREKLSAAGQRTYERLRLIVPRLAIVYSLVFVALEYSDQILESVAPVLAVFASVGLDDPGVVLESVAGLLGLPGAAVPVILVSLVDPTTGAITVAPMIGDVLTPEQAVITLLVGSLVSLTIGTVKRSIPFQFGIWGASFGTKVIVVNVCLKAVFILVAIGVFFVA, encoded by the coding sequence GTGGTGTCGCTGCTTACCGTCTTACTCGAGGACGCACTGCCGCGCGTGCTGACGATCACGCTTCTGATCGGGGTGGGCGTCGGCCTGGCCAACCTCGCAGTGGAGTACGGCGTGGTCGAACTCGTCGCCCGCGTGGGCCGCTATCTTACGGAGCCAGCGAACCTGCCTCCGGAGGTCGGCACTGCCGTCCTCACGAACGCGGTCTCGGTGACCGCCGGCTATGGGATGCTCGCGGAGTTTCGCGAGGAGGGGCTGCTCGACGATCAGGCCACGCTGATCGCCATCGTCATCAACACCTTCTTCGGCTTCATCCAGCATATTTTCACCTACTACGGCCCCGTTCTCGTCCCGATCCTCGGGTTGCAGGTCGGCCTGATGTACGTCGGTGCCCGAGCTGGCATCTCGCTTGCTATTACGCTCATCGGCTTGCTCGCCGGGGCTGTCCTCTTGCGGGGAACCGACTACGACGGCGACGCCATCGAGCCCGATATGCCCGACGAGGACGAAGGCTCGCAGACGACCCGAGAGAAACTCTCCGCTGCCGGGCAGCGTACCTACGAGCGCCTGCGCTTGATCGTTCCCCGACTCGCGATCGTCTACTCGCTGGTCTTCGTCGCGCTCGAGTACTCGGATCAGATTCTCGAGTCCGTGGCCCCGGTCCTCGCCGTGTTCGCGTCCGTCGGCCTCGACGATCCGGGGGTGGTGCTCGAGTCAGTTGCCGGCCTGTTGGGGCTGCCGGGAGCCGCAGTGCCGGTGATCCTCGTCTCACTGGTCGATCCGACGACCGGCGCGATCACCGTTGCACCCATGATCGGTGACGTGTTGACGCCCGAGCAGGCGGTGATCACGCTGCTGGTCGGCAGCCTCGTCTCGCTGACGATCGGGACAGTCAAGCGCTCGATCCCGTTTCAGTTCGGCATCTGGGGGGCGTCGTTCGGGACGAAAGTGATCGTCGTCAACGTCTGTCTCAAGGCTGTGTTCATCCTCGTCGCGATCGGCGTGTTCTTCGTCGCCTGA